The sequence GTCGCAGCCGGCCGAGCGGAGCGCGGCGACGACCGGTGCCGCCTTGACGAAGTTGGGCCGGGTGCCGACCACATGGAGTACTGGGCCGTTCGTGACGCCGTTCATGTCCTCGCCTTCCACGGGCGGTCGAGCAAGGGGCAGCGGACGGGGGGACGAGGGGAGCGTGGTGCCCTTGCCGGCGCCGGCGCGTGGTCGCGCCGAGGCGCCGCGAGCCGGGTCGGCCTACCGTGGCGGCATGTCCCGTCGTCTCCCCCGCGCTGTCAGTCTGGCCGCATCCGTGGCCTGGGGCGAGTTGCGCCAGGACCCCGCCCGGGCCGCGCTGCTGGCCTCGCGGCTGCTGCCGGCGCGGCTCGGGCGCCGGGTGCGGCCGGTGCAGCGGTGGCTCGGTGCCCGGGCCCGGGCGGCGGGGCCGGGCGCGGTGCCGTCCGCCGTTCGGGTGAGCGCGCCCGCCGGGCGGCCGGTGCGGCCGGTGCCCGGCCGGGTGCTGCATCTGGTGACCAACTCGCTGCCGTTCGCCCACGCCGGCTACACCGTGCGCACCCAGAAGCTCGCCGAGGCGCAGCGGGCCGCCGGGCTGGACCCGCACGTGGTGACCCGGATCGGGTTCCCGGTGGCGCGGGGCGTGCTGGACGCCGGTCCGGTGCAGCTGGTGGGCGGGGTGCCGCAGCACCGGCTGCTGCCGTTGTGGCTGCCGTACGGGCAGGGGCCCGCGCTGGTCCGCAACGCCGAGCTGGCGGGGCGGCTGGTGGAGCGGCTGCGGCCCGCCGTGCTGCACGCGGCCACCGACCACGGCAACGGGCGGGTGGCCCTGGCCCTGCGAGAGGCCTACGGCCTGCCGGTGGTCTACGAGGTGCGGGGCTTTCTGGAGGAGACCTGGCTGAGCCAGGACCCGGCGCGCGGCCCCGCGGACCCGGTCTACCGCCGGCGGCGGGAGCTGGAGACGGACTGCATGCGCCGGGCCGATCTGGTGCTGACGCTGGGCGCCGCGATGAAGGCCGAGATCGTGGCGCGCGGGGTGCCCGAGGAGCGGGTGCTGATCGTGCCGAACGCCGTGGACGGGACGTTCCTGGGGCCGCCGCCGGACGGGTCCGCGGTGCGCGCCCGGCTCGGGATCGCCCCGGAGGCGTACGTGGTGGGCACGGTCGGCAGCCTCACCCCGCACGAGGGGATCGGCACATTGCTCCATGCGGGTGTAGAGCTGCGGCGGCGCGGGGTGCCGTTGCGGCTGCTGATCGTCGGGGACGGTCCGGAGCGGGCCCGGCTGGAGCGCCAGGCCGCCCGGCTGGGCCTGGCCGGTGACGGCACCGCCGTGTTCACCGGTCGCGTGCCGCACGGCCAAGTCCGCGATTTCTACGCGGCGTTGGACGTGTTCGCGGTGCCGCGCACGGCGGCCCGGGTGTGCCGTCTGGTGACCCCTCTCAAGCCGGTCGAGGCGATGGCGAGCGGGCTGCCGGTGCTCGCCAGCGATCTCCCCGCGCTGCGGGAGCTGGTCGAACAGGAGGTGAACGGACGGCTGATTCCCGCTGAATCACCACACGTCTGGGCGGATGAACTCGAAAGGGTGCTTTACAGTCATAAGCGGCGGATCGAATGGGGAGCCGCCGCCCGCGCGAGGGTCGCGCGGGAACGCACCTGGGACCGGGTCGCCACGACGACCCGCGAGGCGTATCGCTCGCTCGGATGCGTCTGACGCCCCGCGAACCCCACCAGCGCAGCCGTGAAGGCCGGGTGAATCCCTATGCAGGTCGAACGGATACAACCGCTCGGGGACAAGGAAGGGCCGGGACCGCAGGGGCCGGAACCGGTCTACGACATGGAACTCGCCGTGATCGGTCTCGGCTACGTCGGACTGCCACTGGCCCGCGAGGCGGCCTCGGTCGGCCTGCGCGTCGTGGGCCTGGACCGCGATCCACGGGTCGTCGCGGGACTCAACTCCGGCCGCTCGCACGTCGGTGACGTCCCCGACGAGGAGGTGCGGCGGATGCGGGAGGCCGGTTTCACCGCGACCGCCGACGACGCCTGTCTGGCGCGCGCGCAGACCGTGGTCATCTGCGTGCCGACGCCGCTCGGCGAGGACGGCGGCCCCGATCTGGGCGCGGTCGTCTCCGCCACCCGCGCGGTGGCCGGACGGCTGCAGCCCGGGCAGCTGGTGGTGCTGGAGTCGACCACGTATCCGGGCACCACCGAGGAGGTCGTGCGGCCGCTGCTGGAGGAGTCCGGGCTGCGGGCCGGCGAGGACTTCGCCCTCGCCTTCTCACCCGAGCGGATCGACCCCGGCAACACCCAGCACGGGCTGCGCGACACCCCGAAGGTGGTCGGCGGCTGCACTCCGGCCTGCGCGCTGCGCGCGGTCGCCTTCTACGCCAAGTTCGTGAACATGGTGGTCCAGGCGAGGGGCACCCGCGAGGCCGAGATGGCCAAGCTGCTGGAGAACACCTACCGGCATGTGAACATCGCGCTGGTCAACGAACTGGCCATCATCAGCCGCGAGTTGCATGTGGACGTGTGGGACGCGATCCGCTGCGCGGGCACCAAGCCGTTCGGCTTCCAGGCCTTCCGGCCGAGCCCCGGGGTGGGCGGGCACTGCATTCCGATCGACCCCAACTACCTGTCGTACAAGGTGCGTTCGTCGCTCGGGTACGACTTCCGGTTCGTCGGGCTGGCCCAGGAGATCAACCGGCGGATGCCCGAGTACGTGGTGCGCCGCGCCCAGGACCTGCTCAACTCCGCCGGCCGGCCGCTGCGCGGCTCCCGGGTGCTGCTGCTCGGCGTCACCTACAAACCGGACGTCGCCGACCTGCGCGAGACCCCGGCGGAGCCGGTGGCCCGGCTGCTGCGGGAGCGGGAGGCCGCCGTCGCCTTCCACGACCCGCAGGTACCGCGGTGGTCGGTGGACGGGGCCGACGTGCCCCGCGTCGGGGACCTGACGGCCGCGCTCGGCGAGTACGACCTGACGATCCTGCTCCAGGACCACTCCGCCTACGACCTGACGGCCCTCGCGGACACCGCGCGGCTGCTGTTCGACACCCGCGGGCGGATCCACCGGCCCGGCGTCGAGGTCCTGTAGGCACCTCGCGAACCTCCGTGCGTCCTCGGGGAGTCGGAAGGACCTGCCATGCGGATACTCGTCGTCACCGTCGTCCACCATCCGGAGGACGCGCGCATACTGCACCGCCAGATCGCCGCGCTGCGCGAGCGCGGCCACCAGGTGGTGTACGCGGCGCCGTTCGCGGCCCGGGACGCCGTCCCCCGGCCGTACGTCG comes from Streptomyces sp. SCL15-4 and encodes:
- a CDS encoding glycosyltransferase family 4 protein, encoding MSRRLPRAVSLAASVAWGELRQDPARAALLASRLLPARLGRRVRPVQRWLGARARAAGPGAVPSAVRVSAPAGRPVRPVPGRVLHLVTNSLPFAHAGYTVRTQKLAEAQRAAGLDPHVVTRIGFPVARGVLDAGPVQLVGGVPQHRLLPLWLPYGQGPALVRNAELAGRLVERLRPAVLHAATDHGNGRVALALREAYGLPVVYEVRGFLEETWLSQDPARGPADPVYRRRRELETDCMRRADLVLTLGAAMKAEIVARGVPEERVLIVPNAVDGTFLGPPPDGSAVRARLGIAPEAYVVGTVGSLTPHEGIGTLLHAGVELRRRGVPLRLLIVGDGPERARLERQAARLGLAGDGTAVFTGRVPHGQVRDFYAALDVFAVPRTAARVCRLVTPLKPVEAMASGLPVLASDLPALRELVEQEVNGRLIPAESPHVWADELERVLYSHKRRIEWGAAARARVARERTWDRVATTTREAYRSLGCV
- a CDS encoding nucleotide sugar dehydrogenase — translated: MELAVIGLGYVGLPLAREAASVGLRVVGLDRDPRVVAGLNSGRSHVGDVPDEEVRRMREAGFTATADDACLARAQTVVICVPTPLGEDGGPDLGAVVSATRAVAGRLQPGQLVVLESTTYPGTTEEVVRPLLEESGLRAGEDFALAFSPERIDPGNTQHGLRDTPKVVGGCTPACALRAVAFYAKFVNMVVQARGTREAEMAKLLENTYRHVNIALVNELAIISRELHVDVWDAIRCAGTKPFGFQAFRPSPGVGGHCIPIDPNYLSYKVRSSLGYDFRFVGLAQEINRRMPEYVVRRAQDLLNSAGRPLRGSRVLLLGVTYKPDVADLRETPAEPVARLLREREAAVAFHDPQVPRWSVDGADVPRVGDLTAALGEYDLTILLQDHSAYDLTALADTARLLFDTRGRIHRPGVEVL